One window of Oryza brachyantha chromosome 12, ObraRS2, whole genome shotgun sequence genomic DNA carries:
- the LOC102713975 gene encoding indole-3-pyruvate monooxygenase YUCCA1-like: MPTSSRDGGGDRIILNGGGGEGDGDGGGAAARQVWVPGPVIVGAGPSGLATAACLKARGVPSLVLDKDACVAASWRERTYERLRLHLPRGFCELPLAPPFPPGTPPYPTRDQFVAYLDAYARAFAVEPRLGARVRAAAYDAAIGFWRVTVVEDSSSSSSGAMAAASSTETEFLSRWLVVATGENAEPAWPEGMEGMDAYRGAVMHTSSYKKGDEFAGKKVLVVGCGNSGMEVSLDLCNNGAATSMVIRDKIHVLPREILGISTFGLSVFLLKWFPIKWVDAMLLFFSRLILGNIEKYGLRRPKIGPLQIKCSTGKTPVLDIGALRKIKNGEIKVVPAIDCFTENGVAFVDGCREDFDAVIFATGYKSNVPSWLKEEEFFSESDGFPRKAFPHSWMGSNGLYATGFTKRGLLGTSYDAAMIAADIARRWTNALAAAADHHHHHR; encoded by the exons ATGCCAACCAGCTCGcgagatggaggaggagacAGGATAATtttgaacggcggcggcggagaaggagacggagacggtggtggggcggcggcgaggcaggtGTGGGTGCCGGGGCCGGTGATCGTGGGGGCGGGGCCGTCGgggctggcgacggcggcgtgcctGAAGGCGAGGGGGGTGCCGTCGCTGGTGCTGGACAAGGACGCGTGCGTGGCGGCGTCGTGGCGGGAGCGCACGTACGAGCGGCTCCGCCTGCACCTGCCGCGCGGCTTCTGCGAGCTGCCGCTGGCGCCGCCGTTCCCGCCGGGGACGCCGCCGTACCCGACCAGGGACCAGTTCGTCGCCTACCTCGACGCCTACGCGCGGGCCTTCGCCGTCGAGCCCCGCCTCGGcgcgcgcgtccgcgccgccgcctacgACGCCGCCATCGGCTTCTGGAGGGTCACCGTCGTCGAggactcctcctcctcctcatccggcgccatggcggcggcgtcgtcaaCGGAGACGGAGTTCCTGTCGCGGTGGCTGGTGGTGGCCACCGGCGAGAATGCCGAGCCGGCGTGGCCCGAGGGCATGGAGGGGATGGACGCCTACCGCGGCGCCGTGATGCACACCAGCAGCTACAAGAAGGGGGACGAGTTCGCCGGCAAGAAGGTGCTCGTCGTCGGCTGCGGCAACTCCGGCATGGAGGTCAGCCTCGACCTCTGCAACAatggcgccgccacctccatgGTCATCAGGGACAAG ATTCATGTGCTGCCGAGGGAGATTCTGGGCATCTCAACATTTGGACTCTCAGTGTTCCTCCTCAAGTGGTTTCCCATAAAATGGGTTGATGCAATGCTACTCTTTTTCTCGAGATTAATCCTTGGAAACATTGAGAAATACGGCCTCCGTCGACCTAAGATTGGCCCACTCCAGATCAAGTGCTCCACCGGGAAAACTCCAGTGCTTGACATTGGGGCTCTTAGAAAGATCAAGAATGGcgaaataaag gtgGTCCCGGCAATAGACTGCTTCACTGAGAATGGGGTGGCATTCGTGGATGGGTGTAGGGAGGACTTCGACGCCGTCATCTTCGCCACTGGATACAAAAGCAATGTGCCATCATGGCTCAAG gaggaggagttctTCAGCGAGAGCGACGGGTTCCCGAGGAAGGCGTTCCCGCACAGCTGGATGGGCAGCAACGGCCTCTACGCCACCGGCTTCACCAAGCGGGGCCTCCTCGGCACCTCCTACGACGCCGCCATGATCGCCGCCGACATCGCCCGCCGCTGGACCaacgccctcgccgccgccgccgaccaccaccaccaccaccgctaa
- the LOC121055957 gene encoding polyol transporter 5-like has protein sequence MEKDDGDVESPLLAASAAAADDHDSPSSSAAGSSFALACAVVASVTSIIYGYNRGVMSGAQKFVQAELGVSDAEIEVLIGATSIYSLVGSLAAGWACDRAGRRRTIALAAAMFLAGSASTAAATGYAALMLGQLVAGVACGFGLVVAPVYIAEIAPPSSRGFLASIPEIAGNSGILLSYIADFALAGLPASINWRLMIGIGAVPPLFLAAAALLAMPETPRWLVLHGHHGDARRVLVRTTGGNAALAERRLQEIVSSVKESAKQLEASGGGGSTSVWRDILVRPTPAVRRVLFAILGLQFFQQACGVAALVLYAPRVFNHVGVTSEHAVLGATILLGVSKTVAIVVPLFLADRLGRRPMLLSSAGGMAVCLFVLGFSLRVSSSPSPGSDDAWWAAATSVTAASAFMATFSLGFGPVIWMYGSEILPLRLRAQGTGIGTAANRVMSALVGMTFISLYEAMGMAGTFYLFAAFSAAAWVFVYACLPETKGRSLEEMEALFDATQPSSSPPAPAS, from the exons ATGGAGAAGGATGACGGCGACGTCGagtcgccgctgctcgccgcctccgccgccgccgccgacgaccatgactccccctcctcctccgccgccggcagctccTTCGCCCTCGcctgcgccgtcgtcgcctccgtcACCTCAATCATCTACGGCTACA ATCGTGGCGTGATGAGCGGGGCGCAGAAGTTCGTGCAGGCGGAGCTGGGCGTGAGCGACGCGGAGATCGAGGTGCTGATCGGCGCCACGAGCATCTACTCCCTCGTCGGCTCGCTGGCGGCCGGCTGGGCGTGCgaccgcgccggccgccgccgcaccatcgcgctggcggcggccatgTTCCTCGCCGGCTCGGCCTccaccgcggcggccaccggcTACGCCGCGCTCATGCTCGGccagctcgtcgccggcgtcgcctgcGGGTtcggcctcgtcgtcgcccccgTCTACATCGCCGAgatcgcgccgccgtcgtcccgcGGCTTCCTCGCCTCCATCCCCGAG ATCGCCGGCAACTCCGGCATCCTGCTGAGCTACATCGCCGACTTCGCGCTCGCCGGCCTGCCCGCGTCGATCAACTGGCGCCTCATGATCGGCATCGGCGCCGTCCCGCCgctcttcctcgccgccgccgcgctgctcgccATGCCGGAGACCCCGCGGTGGCTCGTCCTGCAcggccaccacggcgacgcGCGCCGGGTGCTCGTCCGCACCACCGGCGGCAACGCGGCCCTCGCCGAGCGCCGCCTGCAGGAGATCGTGTCGTCGGTCAAGGAGAGTGCGAAGCAGCTGGaggcctccggcggcggcggctcgacgAGCGTGTGGCGCGACATCCTGGTCCGGCCGACGCCCGCGGTTCGCCGCGTGCTGTTCGCCATCCTCGGCCTGCAGTTCTTCCAGCAGGCgtgcggcgtggcggcgctggTGCTGTACGCGCCGCGGGTGTTCAACCACGTCGGCGTGACGTCGGAGCACGCGGTGCTCGGCGCCACCATCCTCCTCGGCGTCAGCAAGACGGTCGCCATCGTCGTGCCGCTCTTCCTCGCCGACCGCCTCGGGCGGCGCCCGATGCTGCTCTCCAGCGCGGGCGGCATGGCCGTGTGCCTGTTCGTGCTCGGCTTCTCCCTCCGCGTGTCCTCGTCTCCGTCGCCGGGCAGCGACGACGcgtggtgggcggcggcgacgagcgtgacggcggcgtcggcgttcATGGCGACGTTCTCGCTGGGGTTCGGGCCGGTGATCTGGATGTACGGGTCGGAGATCCTCCCTCTCCGGCTGCGCGCGCAGGGCACCGGCAtcgggacggcggcgaaccgggtgatgagcGCGTTGGTGGGGATGACCTTCATCTCGCTCTACGAGGCGATGGGCATGGCGGGCACCTTCTACCTCTTCGCGGCGTtctccgcggcggcgtgggtgTTCGTCTACGCCTGCCTGCCGGAGACCAAGGGGAGGAGCCTCGAGGAGATGGAGGCGCTCTTCGACGCCACGcagccctcctcctcgccgccggcgccggcgtcgtga